CAGCGCCCGGGCGGCTTCTTCTCGTGGAACAAGAAGGCCAAGCCGGAACTGCCGGGCGTCTACCTCGACGGCGGGTTCGGCGTCGGCAAGACCCACCTGCTGGCCGCGCTGTGGCACACCGCGCCGGGCCGGAAGTACTTCGGCACCTTCATCGAGTACACGGCGCTGGTCGGCGCGCTCGGCTACGCCAACGCCGTGTCGCTGCTGCGCGGCGCCGAGCTGATCTGCATCGACGAGTTCGAGCTGGACGACCCGGGCGACACCATGCTCATGACCCGGCTCCTCGGCGAGCTCATGTCCAGCGGCACGCGCGTGGCGGCGACGTCGAACACGCCGCCGAACGCGCTGGGCGAGGGCCGGTTCGCCGCCGCGGACTTCCTGCGCGAGATCCAGGCGCTGTCGAGCAACTTCGAGACGCTGCGCATCGACGGCCTCGACTACCGACGGCGTGACACGACCGGCGAGGCGATCGCGGTCGACGGGGAGTCGCTGCGCCGGAGCGTCGCCGCGCTCGCGGACCGCGGCCACACCGTCGCCGTGGCGGGATTCGACGAGCTCATCGCGCACCTCGCGACGGTGCACCCGTCGAAGTACATCCGGATGATCGAGGGGCTCGAGGTGCTCGCGATCGAGGACGTGCGCGTGCTGCACGACCAGAACGCGGCCCTGCGGCTGGTGGCGTTCGTCGACCGCCTGTACGACGCGGAGGTGCCGATCGTCTCCACCGGGGTCGCGCTCAGCGAGGTCTTCGACGACGACATGCTGGGCGGCGGCTACCGCAAGAAGTACCTGCGCTCGATGTCGCGGCTGGTCGCGCTGACGACCGGCGAGCTGCCGCCGCACGACTGATCCGGGCGGCTGGGTCGCCCTCGCGCGGATCCGTTGCACAGCGGGGCTCGGCGGCGCGCGTCCGATGCGTGGTCTCGCGGCATCCTCCCTGCGCCACGAAACATCCTGTTTACATTCGCCCGTTCTTCGTAACAGACGCGAAACACTTTCGGCATCCTGATTGAAACGTCGCGGCACCATTCTGAAACGCGTACCCGCGCCGGAACCCGAATCCTTCGGACCTTCGCGGGGCTCCCCTGCAAATCCGAAGAGGTGTGAGGAAATCAATGGATAGCGGCAACATCGCATGGGCCGTCACAGCGTCGGCCCTGGTGCTCTTCATGACGCCGGGCGTGGCGTTCTTCTACGGCGGCTTGGTGAAGGCCAAGAGCGTCGTCAGCATGATGATGATGAGCTTCGGAGCAATGGGCCTCATCAGCGTGCTGTGGGTGCTCTACGGCTTCAACATGAGCGCGACCGAGGGCGTCTGGGACTTCTCGGGCAACCCGTTCGCGGACTTCGCGCTCGCGGACCTCGCCACCGGTGAGTCCGCGAACGGCGACCTGCTCGGCGTGATCTTCGGCGCCACGTTCGCCATCATCACCGTGGCCCTGATCTCGGGCGCCATCGCCGACCGTGCCAAGTTCGGATCGTGGATGATCTTCGCCGGCATCTGGGCGACGGTCGTCTACTTCCCGGTCGCGGCCTGGGTCTGGGGCGGCGGCTGGATCCTCAGCCTCGGTGACGAGATCGGCCTCCCCGGCGTGATCGACTACGCCGGTGGTACCGCGGTCCACATCAACGCCGGTGCTGCGGCGCTCGCTCTCGCGCTGGTCCTCGGCAAGCGCGTCGGCTTCGCCAAGGGCATGGACCAGCCGCACAACGTGCCGCTGACCCTCATCGGCGCCTCGGTGCTGTGGTTCGGCTGGTTCGGCTTCAACGCCGGCGCGGAGTTCCTCGCCGAGGGCATGCCCGGCGTCGGCCTCATCGCCGTGAACACGCTCGTCGCGACCGCTGCGGCCATCCTCGGCTGGCTCGTCGTCGAGAAGCTCAAGGACGGCAAGCCCACCGCCGTCGGCGCTGCTTCGGGTGCCGTCGCCGGTCTCGTCGCGATCACCCCGGCGTGTGCCAACCTGACCCCGGGCTGGGCGACCCTGCTCGGTGTCGTCGCCGGTGCCGTCTGCGCCCTGGCGATCGAGCTGAAGTTCAAGCTCGGCTACGACGACTCGCTCGACGTGGTGGGCATCCACCTCGTCGGTGGTCTCATCGGTACGCTCTACCTCGGCTTCTTCGCCATCGACACCGGCCTCTTCACCGGTGGCGACTTCGGCCAGCTGGCCGTCCAGGCGATCGCGGCCTTCGGCGTGCTGATCTACTCGTTCGTCGTGGCCTTCATCCTGGGCTTCGCGATCGAGAAGACCATCGGCTTCCGCGTGAAGAACGAGGACGAGCTCGCCGGCATCGACACCGCCGTGCACGGTGGCGAGGGCTACAAGCTCGAGACCTCGGTCTGAGTTCGACCCGGGTCGCGCGGCACCCTGGGCCGCGCGACCTGATCGCACCGAACGGGCGGTGGGAGTGATCCCACCGCCCGTTCGGCGTGTCATGGGACTCTGGACCTATCGGTCCGTACCGGGCCGGGCCAAGATGAGGGCATGAACGCAGCGCCGGCGCGGGCGGACCGCGCACTCATCGGCATCGGCATCGCGATCGCCCTCGTGGTCGTCGCCGCCGTCATCGCGGTGCTCGTGCGCGGCGCACCCGAGCAGCTGGACGAGTCGACGCCGGAGGGCGTCGTCCAGCGCTACAGCGCGGCCGTGATCGCCGGTGACGAGCAGGCGGCGCTGGAGTACCTCGTTCCCGAGCTCGCGGAGTCGTGCGAGCGCGTGGAGCGGTTCGACGACGAGGTCCGCGTGAGCCTCGTCGCCACGACCGAGCGGGAGTCGAGCGCGGACGTCGAGGTGGCGATCGTCACGACGTACGGCGGCGGGCTCTTCGGGCCGGACGAGTACCGATCCGACGGCAGCTTCGACCTCGTGCGCGTCGACGACGAGTGGCGCATCGAGTCGGTGCCGTGGGAGCTCGCGGTCTGCGCACCGGGCGGGGTCGGCTGATGGCGGCCACCGCGGCACAGGCGACGGTGCGTCGCGTCGTCATCGTCGTGCTGCTGGCCATCGCGGTGGGCATCGCCGCGATCGGGCTGTCGGGCCTGGTCGAGCGGATGCTCGGGCTGGCCGATCCGCTCGCAGGCAGTGACACGACCGGCCTCGCCCTCGCGCTCGCGTTCGCGCTGGTCGGCGTGCCGCTCGCGGGCGTGCTCTGGTGGCTGCTGTGGCGGCGCTTGGACGACCCGGTCGAACGGGAGGCGCCGTCGTGGGGGGTCTACCTGCTGATCGCGCGCACGGTGTCGCTGGTCGTCGCGACGATCGGCCTGCTCGAGTGGGCCGACGCGCTGGTGGGCGGGCGATGGCTCGAGGCCGAGCTCGCCACCGGGATCGTGTGGGCCGGGGTCTGGGCGTGGCACGTGTGGATGTCTCGGCACGCCGGACGATCGCCGGTGCGCCTGGCGAGCGTGCCCGCGGTGGTCGGCGCGGCGTACGGTCTCGTGCTCTGGGCGTCCGGCGGCGTGAGAGCGCTCGGCGCGCTCGTGGACGCGGCGCTGGCCGGGCAGGTCGTGGACGGGTTCGCCGGCTCGACCTGGTGGACGCCGGTCGTCGAGGCGCTGCCGTGGCTCGTGGTGGGTCTCGCCGTGTGGTGGTGGCACCTGCGCGGCGAGGGCGCGGGAGCGGCGCGGACGGTGTTCGCGGACGTGGTCACGCTCCTGGTCGGCATCGCCGCGGCGGCATCCGTCGCGCTGTACGGTGCAGGGACCCTCGTCGACGTGCTGCTGCGCCTCGCGTTCGACGCGTCGGCGACCGGCGCGGACCTGGCGGCGGACACGGGCGACGGGGTCGGCCTCCTGCTCGTCGGCGTGCTGGTCTGGCGCATCCACCACCGCATGCTCGCCGGGCGCGAACCCGCGGTGCGTTCCGCCGAGACGTTCGCCGTCTCCGGGGTCGCGGTCGTCGCCACGGCCATCGGCATCGGGGTGAGCGTCAACGGGGGGCTCGCGGCGCTCGTGCCGGCGCCGCTGGCCGGCGCCTTCGCGCCGACCGTCCTGCTCGCGGGCCTCAGCGCGCTGCTCGTCGGCGCCCCCGTCTGGTGGCTGGCGTGGCGGCCGCTGCGGCCGGTGCCGCCGGAGGAGGCGGCCTCGACGGGTCGGCGGGTGTTCCTCGTGGTGCTGTTCGGGGTCAGCGCGCTCGTGGCGCTGATCTCGCTCCTGATCATCGGCTATCGGCTGTTCGAGCACCTGCTCGAGGGCGCCGGCCCCGCCGGCGGGCTGCTCGACGCCGTACGGGCGCCGGTCGGCTGGCTGGTCGCGACCGCTGTCGTCTCCGCTTACCACTTCGCCACCTGGCGCGCCGATCGCAGGCACGCGCCGACCGCGCGACCCGATCGCCGGCGCCGATCCGTGATGCTCGTGGCCGGGGGCGACGTCGATGCGCTGGCGACCGAGCTCGGTGAGCGCACGGGGGCGAAGGTGACGGTGCTCCGTCGGATCGACGCGGAGACGGCGCCGGACGTGGCGGCGGTCATGGCCGCGGTGGAGACGTCGGACGCTGCGCGCATGCTGGTCGTCGCGGGGGAGCGGGGAGTGGAGTCCGTGCCGCTCGCGGAATGATTCGGTGGGCGATACCAGACTCGAACTGATGACCTCTTCCGTGTGAAGGAAGCGCGCTACCAACTGCGCCAATCGCCCGTCGCGGTGATCCGCAAGGCGGAACCGCGGACTCGATAGTAGCCGATGGACGGCCCGCAGCGCACATCGGGGAATGTGACACCCCGGGGCCGGCTTCAATTTGTCATCGGCGTCTGGCTTGGGTTAGAGTCTCTCTGCACGCAGCGATGCGGGCGATGCGGATGTGGCGCAGTTGGTAGCGCATCACCTTGCCAAGGTGAGGGTCGCGAGTTCGAGTCTCGTCATCCGCTCGGATGGATCGGGCGAAAGCCCGTTTCTTTCTGTGGTGAGAACCCAGGAAAACGGTGGATTGGCCGAGAGGCGAGGCAGCGGCCTGCAAAGCCGTATACACGGGTTCGAATCCCGTATCCACCTCGAACCGCTCCGAATGAGAACGGTAGCGGGCGATTGGCGCAGCGGTAGCGCGCTTCCCTGACACGGAAGAGGTCACTGGTTCGATCCCAGTATCGCCCACACACAGAGACCCCCGGCTCGCCGGGGGTTTCGTCGTTCCAGAGGTGACGTCGGCCCGGCGGCGCCGCTACCCTGTCGGGCATGAGCCTCCTGGACCTCACGGTGCAGGCCACGATCTCGCTGGTCGTGCTGGTCGATCCGATCTTCCGCGCGATCTTCTTCCGCGTGCTCACCGAGAACGAGCCCGAGAACCGGGCGAAGTACGTGCGCCGGCTCATGGTCGTGATCGCGGTCATCCTGCTGGGCAGCGCACTGGTCGGCAAGTTCCTGCTCGACCTCATCGGCATCAACCTCGGCGCCTTCGGCATCATCGGCGGGCTCGTGCTCGTGCTGATGGGCTTCGAGATGCTCTTCGCGGGGCGGCCGAGCCGGGCGCAGGGCGGTGCGGCGGCGGCCGAGGCACATCCGGTCGAGTCGGCCGCCGACCAGATCATCGTCCCCTATGCGATCCCGTTCATGGCGGGTCCGGGCGCGATCACCACGGTCATCACGATCTCGACGGCGGGGGAGGGCTTCCAGGGCACGATCGCCGCGGTCATCGCCTCGGTGATCGTCGTTGCGCTGATCCCGGTCGGTCACCTCGTGCTGGTCAACCGCATCCGCTTCAGCGAGCAGGGGCTGTCGCTCGCGCAGAAGTTCGGCGGCCTGTTCGTCGCCACCATCGGCGCCCAGCTCATGCTGAGCGGCGTGCAGACCTTCTACGGTTTCTGAGCGTGGGCGGACAGCCGACCGCGCCGCGGGCGCGCGACGCGCGCGCGCCCGCAGCGGGCGTCACCAGGCCGACGGGGCCGGGGGCGCGACGACCGGCGGGCGGTCGTCGCAGGTGATCGTGTTCGGCAGCACCCAGGGTGCCATCCAGGGGCCGGTCGTGTTCACGCCGCTCGAGTCGTTGCCGCCGAGGTCGATGAGCGAGAACTCGCTGCCGGAGGGCGGGAAGTTGAACGAGCCGCAGTTGTTCACGCCGACTGCCCCGACGTTGCGCGCGTCGACGTTCTCGAACGACGCCGAGCCCGCG
This portion of the Agromyces rhizosphaerae genome encodes:
- the zapE gene encoding cell division protein ZapE: MSSTTPGTIVRLVDRDPSITGAEIAAELVPPPQFAHASFESYRPDLDYPSQQAAVDRLQAFSRGWTSSQRPGGFFSWNKKAKPELPGVYLDGGFGVGKTHLLAALWHTAPGRKYFGTFIEYTALVGALGYANAVSLLRGAELICIDEFELDDPGDTMLMTRLLGELMSSGTRVAATSNTPPNALGEGRFAAADFLREIQALSSNFETLRIDGLDYRRRDTTGEAIAVDGESLRRSVAALADRGHTVAVAGFDELIAHLATVHPSKYIRMIEGLEVLAIEDVRVLHDQNAALRLVAFVDRLYDAEVPIVSTGVALSEVFDDDMLGGGYRKKYLRSMSRLVALTTGELPPHD
- a CDS encoding MarC family protein, which encodes MSLLDLTVQATISLVVLVDPIFRAIFFRVLTENEPENRAKYVRRLMVVIAVILLGSALVGKFLLDLIGINLGAFGIIGGLVLVLMGFEMLFAGRPSRAQGGAAAAEAHPVESAADQIIVPYAIPFMAGPGAITTVITISTAGEGFQGTIAAVIASVIVVALIPVGHLVLVNRIRFSEQGLSLAQKFGGLFVATIGAQLMLSGVQTFYGF
- a CDS encoding DUF5671 domain-containing protein, translated to MAATAAQATVRRVVIVVLLAIAVGIAAIGLSGLVERMLGLADPLAGSDTTGLALALAFALVGVPLAGVLWWLLWRRLDDPVEREAPSWGVYLLIARTVSLVVATIGLLEWADALVGGRWLEAELATGIVWAGVWAWHVWMSRHAGRSPVRLASVPAVVGAAYGLVLWASGGVRALGALVDAALAGQVVDGFAGSTWWTPVVEALPWLVVGLAVWWWHLRGEGAGAARTVFADVVTLLVGIAAAASVALYGAGTLVDVLLRLAFDASATGADLAADTGDGVGLLLVGVLVWRIHHRMLAGREPAVRSAETFAVSGVAVVATAIGIGVSVNGGLAALVPAPLAGAFAPTVLLAGLSALLVGAPVWWLAWRPLRPVPPEEAASTGRRVFLVVLFGVSALVALISLLIIGYRLFEHLLEGAGPAGGLLDAVRAPVGWLVATAVVSAYHFATWRADRRHAPTARPDRRRRSVMLVAGGDVDALATELGERTGAKVTVLRRIDAETAPDVAAVMAAVETSDAARMLVVAGERGVESVPLAE
- a CDS encoding ammonium transporter, encoding MDSGNIAWAVTASALVLFMTPGVAFFYGGLVKAKSVVSMMMMSFGAMGLISVLWVLYGFNMSATEGVWDFSGNPFADFALADLATGESANGDLLGVIFGATFAIITVALISGAIADRAKFGSWMIFAGIWATVVYFPVAAWVWGGGWILSLGDEIGLPGVIDYAGGTAVHINAGAAALALALVLGKRVGFAKGMDQPHNVPLTLIGASVLWFGWFGFNAGAEFLAEGMPGVGLIAVNTLVATAAAILGWLVVEKLKDGKPTAVGAASGAVAGLVAITPACANLTPGWATLLGVVAGAVCALAIELKFKLGYDDSLDVVGIHLVGGLIGTLYLGFFAIDTGLFTGGDFGQLAVQAIAAFGVLIYSFVVAFILGFAIEKTIGFRVKNEDELAGIDTAVHGGEGYKLETSV